From Candidatus Doudnabacteria bacterium, a single genomic window includes:
- a CDS encoding PsbP-related protein, protein MEITPIQQQQDISPPKKTFTPKFIAVIASLLVLGACAVAGIWYWQSTISVPSPAQPVVHKDPTADWKTYTNSQYGFSFKYPPTLLVGLEGTGTFYSISILEPSQTAANSLVTFEVEPNGNPKNLPLDEWYTEQLAAFKLTPEQLPKTDITVGGKPAIRLDYSSTGQSEFHVIVQLNKTDLFHINYPKPPTKFDIDFDQIVSNVKFTEPSAAADTSTWKTYTNTKYGIAFKYPVDWSEGDVTTDKAGIVWINFNSIKQQQSPPQTTANNVLYVKIFPNQAAFTTEEQLLVASKSNVAESAINGLGAKIYDSVLGIPTATISVQNKYLEIGAPGGTKDLISQILSTFGFTSPISNEPIACIQVITTAKNPATGEVKQFPTPCDVPNGWVIVTGSQTQ, encoded by the coding sequence ATGGAAATAACCCCAATACAACAACAGCAGGACATTTCGCCGCCTAAAAAAACTTTCACGCCAAAGTTCATTGCTGTGATAGCTTCGCTTTTGGTCTTAGGCGCATGTGCTGTAGCCGGCATCTGGTATTGGCAATCAACAATCTCCGTCCCGTCGCCGGCTCAACCAGTCGTTCACAAAGACCCAACAGCGGACTGGAAAACGTATACGAATTCTCAGTACGGGTTTAGTTTTAAATATCCGCCGACATTGCTTGTAGGGCTGGAGGGCACAGGAACGTTTTACAGTATTTCCATCCTGGAACCGTCGCAAACCGCGGCAAATTCGCTGGTGACGTTTGAGGTTGAGCCGAACGGAAATCCAAAAAACCTTCCGTTGGATGAATGGTACACAGAGCAGCTTGCTGCCTTTAAGCTTACGCCTGAACAACTGCCAAAAACAGACATAACTGTCGGCGGAAAACCGGCGATCCGATTGGATTATTCTTCAACCGGTCAATCCGAATTCCATGTCATTGTTCAGCTGAATAAAACGGATCTATTTCACATCAATTACCCCAAACCTCCTACGAAGTTTGATATAGATTTTGACCAAATCGTTTCTAATGTCAAGTTTACTGAACCAAGCGCGGCAGCAGATACTTCCACCTGGAAAACTTATACGAATACAAAATACGGCATTGCCTTTAAATACCCAGTTGATTGGAGCGAAGGAGACGTAACTACCGACAAAGCCGGGATTGTCTGGATCAACTTTAACTCAATAAAACAGCAGCAGTCTCCTCCGCAAACCACTGCTAACAATGTTTTGTATGTGAAAATTTTTCCAAATCAAGCCGCTTTCACCACAGAAGAACAATTATTGGTAGCGTCGAAAAGCAACGTTGCTGAATCTGCGATCAATGGCCTCGGTGCGAAGATCTACGATAGTGTTTTGGGAATACCAACCGCCACTATATCCGTTCAAAATAAGTATTTAGAGATTGGCGCACCCGGAGGAACAAAAGATCTAATAAGCCAGATCCTTTCCACTTTTGGATTTACATCGCCGATCAGCAATGAGCCGATTGCCTGCATCCAAGTAATTACAACTGCGAAGAATCCTGCGACCGGAGAGGTCAAACAATTCCCCACACCCTGCGACGTGCCGAACGGGTGGGTGATCGTGACGGGATCGCAAACTCAATGA
- the gpmI gene encoding 2,3-bisphosphoglycerate-independent phosphoglycerate mutase has product MAIKTYKKLLLVVLDGFGIASASHGNPITLAEPATIDQLIENYPATTLQASGPSVGLPWGEMGNSEVGHLNLGAGRIVGQDLSRITLSIKDRSFFKNPVFLESIEHVKRNNSALHLVGLISPGGVHSYDEHLYALLGLVAEHGLEKVFIHMFLDGRDTPPQIALESLDKLSKKIKNFNVGKIATVTGRFYAMDRAEHWVLTEQTYRAMVFGEGKQAGSAQAAIEDSYEQHIFDEMVPPTVILQDDGKVVTINDNDAVIHFNFRPDRALQLVRAMVEPNFNKFVQPPKQFKNLFVVTMTQFANDLPVKIAFPPQEVTMGMTEVISKKGLRQFHIAESEKYAHISVFFNGGVINPFPGEDREIIASPVSNYQNYVDVPEMSAYKITEVLLGKLKESYTFFLVNFANPDMVGHTGDMSACIKAVKVIDECIKRISEECLAEDICLLISADHGNIEELLDIRSGGINKEHSTNPVPFILVASQFKRLHPKEAGLTSLAGVVPVGVLSDVAPTMLELLGIQSPPEMTGISLLPQMIKQTEM; this is encoded by the coding sequence ATGGCAATCAAAACTTATAAAAAATTACTTCTGGTCGTTCTTGACGGATTCGGCATCGCCTCAGCATCGCACGGCAATCCGATCACGCTGGCGGAACCCGCGACTATCGATCAGCTGATAGAAAATTATCCCGCAACAACTTTGCAGGCCTCGGGCCCTTCGGTGGGGCTTCCGTGGGGAGAGATGGGCAATTCGGAAGTCGGGCACTTGAATCTGGGAGCCGGCAGAATTGTCGGCCAGGACCTGTCGCGCATAACTTTGTCGATCAAAGACCGGAGTTTTTTTAAAAACCCTGTTTTTTTGGAAAGTATTGAACATGTAAAAAGGAATAATTCCGCGCTTCACCTGGTCGGACTGATCAGTCCCGGCGGAGTGCACAGTTATGACGAGCATCTCTATGCGCTCCTGGGCCTGGTCGCCGAACACGGCTTGGAAAAAGTATTTATTCACATGTTTCTGGACGGACGCGATACTCCGCCGCAGATCGCATTAGAAAGCCTGGATAAGCTTTCGAAAAAAATTAAAAATTTCAATGTGGGGAAGATCGCCACGGTCACGGGCAGATTTTATGCCATGGACCGCGCTGAACACTGGGTTTTAACCGAACAAACTTACCGGGCCATGGTCTTTGGAGAGGGCAAACAGGCGGGGAGCGCCCAAGCCGCCATTGAAGACAGCTATGAACAGCATATTTTTGATGAAATGGTGCCGCCGACGGTAATATTGCAGGATGACGGCAAGGTTGTGACCATCAATGACAATGATGCGGTCATCCACTTCAATTTCCGGCCCGACCGCGCGCTTCAGCTTGTGCGCGCCATGGTCGAACCGAATTTCAATAAATTCGTCCAGCCTCCCAAACAGTTCAAGAATTTATTTGTTGTGACAATGACCCAGTTTGCCAATGACCTGCCGGTGAAGATCGCTTTTCCTCCCCAGGAGGTCACAATGGGCATGACGGAAGTGATCAGTAAAAAAGGATTGCGGCAATTTCACATCGCAGAATCGGAGAAATACGCGCACATCTCGGTATTTTTCAACGGCGGCGTCATCAATCCTTTTCCCGGCGAGGACCGGGAGATCATCGCTTCTCCCGTATCCAATTATCAAAATTACGTGGACGTGCCGGAAATGTCGGCCTATAAGATCACGGAAGTGCTTTTGGGGAAACTGAAGGAAAGCTATACTTTTTTTCTGGTTAATTTCGCCAATCCTGACATGGTCGGGCACACCGGCGACATGAGCGCTTGCATCAAAGCCGTCAAAGTCATCGACGAATGCATTAAAAGAATTTCCGAGGAGTGCCTCGCGGAAGATATTTGCCTGCTGATCAGCGCTGACCACGGCAATATCGAAGAGCTTTTGGATATCAGGTCCGGCGGGATCAATAAAGAACATTCGACCAATCCTGTGCCGTTTATACTTGTCGCATCCCAGTTCAAGCGCCTGCATCCGAAAGAAGCAGGGCTTACATCCCTGGCAGGGGTGGTTCCGGTCGGAGTGCTGTCCGATGTGGCTCCGACTATGCTAGAATTATTGGGGATCCAGAGTCCTCCGGAAATGACCGGGATCAGCCTTTTACCGCAGATGATTAAACAAACGGAGATGTAA
- a CDS encoding type I glyceraldehyde-3-phosphate dehydrogenase has product MRYDTNYGPYGKQVSSDLIKAKANPLISSGGNVIVDGNKYPVFAEKDPAMLPWRDLNVDVVLESTGRFITTEAASAHLKAGAKKVIISAPAKDEGITPTFIIGVNHEKYKGEKIISNASCTTNCITPVIAVLNTKFGIKKLMMSTIHSYTAEQNLVDGPPPGGKSNDMRRARAAAENIIPTSTGATIATTEAIPELKGLLAGMAFRVPTRVGSLSDFTLILNKKTTKEEVNQAFVEYSKNPLWQNVLQVTEDQIVSSDIIGNTHSAIVDLSLTQVLDGDMVKVIAWYDNEFGYSNRFVEQAILIGKE; this is encoded by the coding sequence TTGCGCTACGACACTAACTACGGGCCTTACGGCAAGCAGGTTTCTTCGGATCTGATAAAAGCCAAAGCCAATCCGCTAATTTCTTCGGGCGGCAATGTCATTGTAGATGGCAACAAATATCCGGTTTTTGCGGAAAAAGACCCCGCCATGCTGCCGTGGCGTGATTTGAATGTGGATGTGGTTTTGGAATCAACCGGTAGGTTCATCACTACCGAAGCCGCCTCAGCTCACCTGAAGGCCGGAGCAAAAAAAGTAATTATTTCAGCGCCGGCAAAAGACGAGGGTATCACTCCGACTTTCATTATCGGCGTGAACCACGAAAAATATAAGGGTGAAAAGATCATTTCCAACGCTTCTTGCACAACCAATTGCATCACACCGGTGATCGCGGTGCTGAATACCAAGTTCGGGATCAAAAAACTGATGATGTCCACGATCCATTCCTATACGGCAGAGCAGAATTTGGTTGACGGGCCGCCTCCGGGAGGAAAATCCAATGACATGCGCAGGGCAAGAGCTGCGGCCGAGAATATCATTCCCACCAGCACGGGGGCCACCATCGCTACCACTGAAGCTATTCCGGAACTGAAAGGATTGCTTGCAGGCATGGCATTCCGCGTGCCGACGCGGGTCGGATCGCTGTCGGATTTTACATTGATCTTAAATAAAAAGACCACGAAAGAAGAGGTCAACCAGGCATTCGTGGAGTATTCAAAAAATCCCCTGTGGCAAAATGTTTTGCAGGTCACGGAGGACCAGATCGTTTCATCCGATATCATAGGCAATACCCATTCAGCCATCGTGGATTTGAGCCTTACTCAAGTCCTGGATGGCGATATGGTCAAGGTCATCGCGTGGTACGACAATGAGTTCGGATATTCAAATCGGTTCGTGGAGCAGGCGATTCTGATCGGGAAGGAATAA
- the recJ gene encoding single-stranded-DNA-specific exonuclease RecJ: MKKQWVVRSLETKTLPELPEYPNLILKLFALRDISSSDAIRDFLDPDFGKLHDPFKFKDMQKAFERIWSAIEAKQKITIYADYDADAITAAATLYLALEKLGANATAYIPDRFTEGYGMNENAVRQIAEQGGQLIITVDCGINAVVEAQLCRDLGVDLIITDHHEITGDLPAALAIINPKNPADEYPFPYLTGVGVAFKLVQALFSRINSGWEKWLLDMVALGTVADCQSLTGENRILVSFGLKVLEKTRWPGMHALLVSAQLRSDKYDAFTLGFILAPRINAAGRIKHADIAFKLLVSKDLNEAEILANELNELNRHRQVLTEQITSEARSQLELIADKKVLLAAGDDWPKGVVGLVAGRLSEEYNRPVLALSVLEGVAVGSARSVPNFDIVAALNFAKDLLQKYGGHTQAAGFTLASENIPGFHQKLLEYAEESNLALSDPVVEIDAEVNPEDITWDNLKYLELFGPFGTGNLKPKLVGRGFEILEYKTVGNANQHLKMRLRFGGHVLEAIAFGQGFLVGTIVPGKKIDSVFELSSNEWNGRKDMQLKILDIKINE; this comes from the coding sequence ATGAAAAAACAATGGGTTGTTAGATCTCTTGAAACAAAAACCTTACCTGAGTTGCCGGAGTATCCGAATTTGATTCTCAAGCTTTTCGCTTTGCGCGATATTTCATCGTCTGATGCGATCAGGGATTTTTTGGATCCGGATTTCGGAAAACTTCACGATCCGTTCAAATTTAAGGACATGCAGAAAGCTTTTGAGCGAATTTGGTCCGCTATCGAAGCCAAACAAAAGATCACGATCTATGCCGATTATGATGCTGATGCCATTACCGCGGCAGCCACTCTGTATTTGGCTCTGGAAAAACTTGGAGCTAATGCCACAGCCTATATTCCGGACCGGTTCACGGAAGGGTATGGGATGAACGAGAACGCTGTCAGACAGATCGCGGAGCAAGGCGGGCAATTGATCATTACGGTAGATTGCGGGATCAATGCCGTGGTGGAAGCTCAGTTATGCCGCGACTTGGGCGTGGATCTGATCATCACTGACCACCATGAAATAACCGGCGACTTGCCTGCTGCCTTGGCCATTATCAATCCGAAAAATCCGGCGGATGAATACCCTTTTCCATATTTGACCGGGGTGGGCGTTGCATTTAAACTGGTTCAGGCGTTATTCAGCCGAATAAACTCAGGCTGGGAGAAATGGCTTTTGGACATGGTGGCTTTGGGCACAGTCGCGGACTGCCAAAGTTTAACGGGAGAGAACCGCATTTTGGTGAGTTTCGGCCTGAAGGTTTTGGAGAAAACCCGCTGGCCGGGCATGCATGCCCTGTTGGTTTCAGCGCAACTGCGGTCAGACAAATACGATGCGTTCACTTTAGGGTTCATTCTCGCGCCCCGCATTAATGCGGCCGGCCGGATCAAGCACGCGGACATTGCATTTAAGCTTTTGGTTTCAAAAGATTTAAATGAAGCTGAAATATTGGCCAATGAATTAAATGAGCTGAACCGGCATCGGCAGGTGCTGACGGAACAAATCACCAGCGAAGCGCGTTCACAGCTGGAGCTGATCGCGGATAAAAAAGTTCTCCTGGCTGCAGGGGATGATTGGCCGAAAGGCGTTGTGGGTCTGGTGGCCGGCAGGCTTTCTGAAGAATACAACCGGCCGGTGCTGGCGCTGAGCGTCTTGGAAGGAGTGGCCGTCGGTTCAGCCAGGTCGGTCCCAAATTTTGACATCGTAGCGGCGCTGAATTTTGCCAAGGACCTGCTGCAGAAATACGGCGGGCACACCCAAGCCGCGGGGTTTACGCTGGCTTCGGAGAATATTCCGGGCTTCCACCAAAAACTTTTGGAATACGCCGAAGAGTCGAATCTGGCTCTGAGCGACCCGGTGGTGGAAATTGACGCGGAAGTAAACCCCGAGGATATTACTTGGGATAATCTGAAATATTTGGAATTGTTCGGACCATTCGGCACAGGAAACCTGAAGCCGAAGTTAGTGGGACGCGGGTTCGAAATATTGGAATATAAAACTGTAGGCAATGCTAATCAGCATCTAAAAATGCGCTTGAGATTCGGCGGGCATGTGCTGGAAGCCATCGCATTTGGCCAGGGTTTTTTGGTCGGCACTATCGTGCCCGGTAAAAAAATTGATTCCGTGTTTGAACTTTCAAGCAATGAATGGAACGGCCGAAAAGATATGCAATTAAAGATTTTGGATATAAAGATCAATGAGTAA
- a CDS encoding phosphoglycerate kinase, whose amino-acid sequence MADDTRIKDALPTLKYLIKQKARIILLSHLDRPDGHHKNTKSLWPAAEKLGELLGLKVVKIKDHLPDYSVQHINFLPADITKSDYVQMSRDLPGGSILFLENLRFYKGEEDNSEGFIDLLAGFGDVFVNEAFSMAHRREASTFGLARKLPAYAGLSFMKEIRSFSKVMKDPQKPLVMLIGGIKIEDKVGTIHSLAKEASNIIVGGGVANTFLKAHGYEVGKSKTSDIAVARELLRHYKDKIVLPVDIVVATSLEARARVTPIDKVRPEESIFDIGPKSIRKFAGIIKGAKTLVWNGPFGLIEQPRYANGSKALALIFASRSKGRAFGVIGGGETAQVVDQAKVSQFVDHVSTGGGAMLEFLSGKQLPAIKALNHA is encoded by the coding sequence GTGGCGGATGATACTCGGATCAAAGATGCTTTGCCGACCTTGAAATATTTGATAAAGCAAAAAGCCAGAATTATTTTGCTCTCTCATCTCGACCGGCCGGACGGGCATCATAAAAATACTAAAAGTCTTTGGCCGGCCGCGGAAAAACTTGGCGAATTACTCGGTTTAAAAGTAGTAAAAATCAAAGACCACTTGCCTGATTATTCCGTGCAGCATATCAATTTTCTGCCTGCAGACATCACGAAGTCGGATTACGTCCAAATGAGCCGGGATCTGCCGGGAGGCAGTATTTTATTTCTGGAAAACCTGAGGTTTTATAAAGGCGAAGAAGACAATAGCGAAGGATTTATTGACCTGCTGGCCGGTTTTGGAGATGTTTTTGTCAACGAAGCTTTTTCCATGGCTCACCGGAGGGAAGCTTCGACTTTCGGCTTGGCGAGAAAATTGCCGGCTTACGCCGGGCTCTCTTTTATGAAAGAGATCCGGTCTTTTTCAAAAGTTATGAAGGATCCGCAGAAACCGCTGGTCATGCTGATCGGCGGGATCAAGATCGAAGACAAGGTCGGGACGATCCACAGTCTGGCCAAAGAAGCATCCAACATCATTGTCGGCGGAGGAGTGGCGAATACTTTCCTGAAAGCTCACGGCTACGAAGTGGGTAAGTCCAAAACATCAGATATCGCAGTTGCTCGCGAGCTGCTGAGGCACTATAAAGATAAAATTGTTTTGCCTGTTGATATCGTTGTAGCCACGAGTTTGGAAGCAAGGGCCAGAGTGACACCTATTGATAAGGTCAGGCCTGAGGAATCCATTTTTGATATTGGGCCAAAAAGCATACGCAAGTTCGCCGGTATTATCAAAGGGGCGAAAACTTTGGTTTGGAACGGGCCATTTGGCCTGATCGAACAGCCAAGATACGCCAATGGCAGCAAAGCCCTGGCCCTGATTTTTGCCTCAAGATCGAAAGGCCGCGCATTTGGAGTGATCGGAGGCGGCGAGACGGCCCAAGTTGTGGATCAGGCAAAAGTTTCGCAATTCGTGGACCATGTCTCCACTGGCGGCGGGGCTATGCTGGAATTTTTATCAGGCAAGCAACTGCCGGCGATCAAGGCTCTAAATCATGCCTAA
- the eno gene encoding phosphopyruvate hydratase, whose product MPNTPIKNILARQILDSNGNPTVEVTVEAGTARGTFGVPSGLSTGTAEAQELRDGGKEFGGLGVSKAVANVNTIIAKNIRGMNVFDQSLLDAALISLDGTSGKKKLGANAILGVSGAAAKTASLAKKIPVYKYVALLHKKKQLKIPKPMFNVINGGKHGDTNIDIQEFMLMPRFDSMSENVRVAAEIFHSLKKVLKGRRLNANLGDEGGFSPMVESNRQALDFIMTAAKEAGFALGRDLSLALDVAGSSLYKEFDKQYVLNADHASLSAERFVSLLKEWADKYSIVSIEDGLAEDDWEGWQMMQKRLGEGSLLAGDDLFAGDIERLHKGIEQNVGNAIVIKPNQSGTITETLAVVALAQKNKYKVIASHRSGETTDDFIADFSVGIGADYIKAGSVARGERVVKYNRLMQIEEELK is encoded by the coding sequence ATGCCTAATACGCCGATAAAAAATATCCTTGCCCGGCAGATCCTTGATTCTAACGGCAATCCCACAGTTGAGGTGACAGTTGAGGCAGGGACTGCAAGAGGGACGTTTGGCGTCCCGTCGGGGCTTTCGACCGGAACGGCTGAAGCACAGGAATTGCGGGATGGCGGGAAGGAATTTGGCGGTCTTGGGGTTTCTAAAGCTGTGGCGAATGTGAATACGATCATTGCCAAAAATATCCGCGGGATGAATGTATTTGACCAGTCTCTACTGGACGCGGCTTTGATCAGCCTTGATGGGACGTCCGGCAAAAAGAAACTCGGCGCCAATGCGATTCTGGGAGTATCGGGGGCTGCGGCGAAAACCGCATCACTGGCTAAAAAAATTCCTGTTTATAAATATGTCGCCCTTTTGCATAAAAAAAAACAATTGAAAATACCCAAACCGATGTTCAATGTCATCAATGGCGGCAAGCACGGCGATACCAATATAGATATTCAGGAATTCATGCTTATGCCGCGATTCGATTCAATGTCTGAAAATGTCCGTGTTGCCGCTGAGATCTTCCATTCTTTAAAAAAAGTTTTAAAAGGCCGCCGCTTGAACGCAAATTTAGGCGATGAAGGGGGTTTTTCACCTATGGTTGAATCGAACAGGCAGGCTTTGGATTTTATCATGACCGCCGCCAAAGAAGCGGGATTTGCGCTTGGCCGCGATTTGTCGCTGGCACTGGACGTGGCCGGCTCCTCGTTGTATAAAGAATTTGACAAGCAATATGTTTTGAACGCCGATCATGCATCGTTAAGCGCGGAGCGGTTTGTGTCGCTTCTGAAGGAATGGGCGGATAAGTATTCGATCGTTTCGATAGAAGACGGGCTGGCGGAAGATGATTGGGAAGGCTGGCAGATGATGCAAAAGCGCCTGGGAGAAGGAAGTCTGCTTGCGGGTGATGATCTGTTCGCCGGGGACATTGAGCGTTTGCATAAAGGGATCGAACAGAATGTGGGAAATGCGATCGTCATAAAACCTAATCAATCAGGCACAATTACGGAAACGCTCGCCGTTGTGGCCTTGGCTCAAAAGAACAAATACAAGGTTATTGCGTCGCACCGAAGCGGTGAAACTACAGATGATTTTATTGCGGATTTTTCAGTAGGGATCGGGGCTGATTACATTAAGGCCGGTTCTGTCGCCCGGGGCGAAAGGGTTGTGAAATATAACAGACTGATGCAGATAGAAGAGGAACTGAAATAA
- a CDS encoding glyceraldehyde 3-phosphate dehydrogenase NAD-binding domain-containing protein, translated as MDKIKIAINGFGRIGRQAFKIALTKPELEVVAVNDLTDPAVLGAAFALRH; from the coding sequence ATGGATAAGATAAAGATCGCCATAAATGGTTTTGGGCGCATCGGGCGCCAGGCCTTTAAAATAGCGCTGACCAAACCTGAGCTTGAAGTGGTGGCGGTGAATGACCTGACCGATCCTGCCGTTTTGGGCGCAGCTTTTGCGCTACGACACTAA
- a CDS encoding ribonuclease HI family protein → MSKLILYTDGGARGNPGPAAIGIAIFDQSGKELKRLGQMIGETTNNQAEYKALIAGLEAAEKLNATEVVCHLDSELVVKQMQGKYKVREPGLQDLAPQVFRLLGKFKHVQFVHVPREKNQLADELVNEALDKAGF, encoded by the coding sequence ATGAGTAAACTTATTTTGTACACCGACGGGGGCGCCAGAGGCAATCCGGGGCCGGCTGCCATTGGAATTGCAATTTTTGATCAGTCAGGGAAGGAACTGAAACGGCTGGGGCAAATGATAGGAGAGACTACAAATAATCAGGCGGAATACAAAGCTTTGATCGCAGGCCTTGAAGCGGCGGAGAAACTTAACGCTACTGAGGTTGTTTGCCATCTGGATTCAGAGCTTGTGGTCAAGCAAATGCAGGGAAAATATAAAGTCCGCGAGCCCGGGCTGCAGGACCTGGCGCCCCAGGTTTTTCGCCTGCTAGGTAAATTTAAACACGTGCAGTTCGTGCACGTGCCGCGGGAAAAAAATCAATTGGCCGACGAGCTGGTCAATGAAGCTCTGGATAAAGCCGGTTTCTAG
- a CDS encoding PEGA domain-containing protein translates to MTLRNRFTLVIFGIILFLIITPALVLYARGFKIDWQNHKITKTGAMVIKTDPSNADVFLNDIKQAGQTPSNIRFLLPGDYDVRIEKDGYQSWTKRLSVKEQYVTTINLDRDFISLFLKKPQLAQSWTAGSTSLSNTRDEIVFLNGEQVNVINTNNGDLTNPGSISGIKLPALPQVPLIWQNSKAVFQAIEKRADWGLTDDQISQITRIETDGAHTSALIGPDLYVLDNTAPLLLEKNVLTFTLENDNIWYLTGNFLKRFNYSTNQTATISTTAPIATSGQIIPAGNQIYAILNSSLFVLNDSFEKIYDNAAEAFWNADAKLLTFSNNNEILTYNPADQKTDLILRSAGQIKDPVLNWTDGYVFFENEKQVKAVELDGRDHRNIYTIAGLPDDQSSFTVSSDSRTLYIFNSTQISKYGIQ, encoded by the coding sequence ATGACCCTGCGAAACCGATTTACTTTGGTTATCTTTGGAATAATACTTTTTCTGATAATCACCCCTGCCCTCGTGCTCTATGCGCGCGGTTTTAAAATTGACTGGCAGAATCACAAGATCACCAAGACCGGAGCCATGGTCATCAAAACCGATCCGTCAAATGCGGACGTTTTTCTTAACGACATCAAACAAGCGGGCCAAACTCCGAGCAATATCCGGTTTCTGCTCCCGGGCGATTATGACGTCAGGATAGAAAAAGACGGCTACCAGTCCTGGACCAAACGGTTAAGCGTCAAGGAACAATATGTGACCACCATCAATTTGGACCGCGATTTTATCAGTCTGTTTCTCAAAAAACCGCAACTGGCGCAGTCGTGGACTGCCGGCTCAACCAGCCTCTCAAACACCAGGGATGAAATTGTTTTTTTAAACGGAGAGCAAGTCAACGTCATTAATACGAACAACGGCGATTTGACGAACCCGGGAAGTATCAGCGGGATCAAACTGCCTGCTCTGCCTCAAGTCCCGTTAATTTGGCAAAACAGCAAAGCTGTTTTTCAAGCCATAGAAAAACGCGCGGACTGGGGCCTGACCGACGATCAGATCTCTCAAATTACCCGGATCGAAACCGATGGCGCGCACACTAGCGCTTTGATCGGTCCGGATTTGTACGTACTGGATAACACGGCCCCGCTGCTTTTGGAAAAAAACGTTCTCACATTTACTTTGGAAAATGACAATATCTGGTATTTGACAGGGAATTTCTTGAAAAGATTCAATTACTCGACAAACCAAACTGCAACGATCAGCACTACAGCCCCGATCGCAACAAGCGGACAGATCATCCCGGCCGGCAACCAGATTTACGCTATTCTAAACTCCAGCCTGTTCGTTTTAAATGACAGCTTCGAAAAGATCTATGACAATGCGGCGGAAGCTTTCTGGAACGCGGATGCAAAATTGCTGACTTTCTCCAATAATAACGAGATCCTGACCTACAACCCGGCCGATCAAAAAACCGACCTCATCCTTCGCAGCGCCGGTCAGATAAAAGATCCGGTCCTGAATTGGACCGACGGGTACGTTTTTTTTGAAAACGAGAAACAGGTCAAAGCCGTGGAACTTGACGGCCGCGATCATCGGAACATTTATACCATAGCCGGCCTGCCTGACGATCAGTCATCATTTACGGTTTCATCTGACAGCAGGACGCTTTACATATTCAACAGCACACAGATCAGCAAATACGGCATTCAATAG
- a CDS encoding response regulator, which produces MNQKILVADDDLAQRDLYVDLFKEGGYQVTTADDGQDAWEKIQQNKPDLVFTGILMPHMSGFELIEKLRSNKSTETTPVIIFSHLGRPEDRAKAGKLPFVEFMVKGFDRPINIVRKAEEMLTYQPPQTPVDPDEDKRQGFSVL; this is translated from the coding sequence ATGAACCAGAAAATATTAGTTGCCGATGACGATCTTGCGCAGCGCGATTTATACGTAGATCTGTTCAAAGAAGGCGGATATCAAGTCACCACAGCCGATGACGGCCAGGACGCCTGGGAAAAAATCCAGCAAAACAAGCCCGACCTGGTGTTTACGGGAATTCTGATGCCGCATATGTCCGGCTTTGAACTCATCGAAAAACTGCGCAGCAATAAATCCACGGAAACCACCCCGGTGATAATTTTTTCGCACTTGGGGAGGCCAGAAGACCGCGCAAAGGCCGGCAAGCTGCCATTTGTGGAGTTTATGGTCAAAGGATTTGACCGTCCCATAAACATTGTCAGAAAAGCCGAAGAGATGCTGACTTATCAGCCGCCGCAGACCCCGGTTGATCCGGATGAGGATAAGCGGCAGGGTTTTTCTGTCCTCTAA